From the genome of Plectropomus leopardus isolate mb chromosome 4, YSFRI_Pleo_2.0, whole genome shotgun sequence:
CTTTTCAATGTCAGTCCCCCCCCCTGACCCCTGGCTGCTTTCTTTATCTCACTCCTTACAGGGGTGACGATGCAGGGCGGTTCCCAGGACCCCTCACATAGTACAGGGGAAGGAGGGGAGCTGACACATGCATCATCTAAAGAGACCCCCGGGTCTCCAGATGCCTCCGAATTGGGGAGCCCGCGATGCACGCCAAACTTTGACCTCCTCAACATGGTGGTGTCGTACAAGAGAATGGCTCTGTTCCTAGAACCAGCTGCAGATGCAGTGGAGCTGACCCGCTTCCTGCTCGGGTGTGTATACGTGTTTCAGCATCATATCATATAATTGCTTTTGGCCTTGAGTATCCATGGCAAGAAGCCAAATATATATTAGAGGATTCAATATCATGTGCTTCTTTTATCCCTCAGATGGAAGATGCCCCTGTGCTCTCTGCTCGTCTGTTTGTTCCTCAACGTCGTCTTCTGCACTGTTAATGAAGGTAAGATGAGGCGATTAATATTGATCCAgcttttgtttggtgttttaaaagATATCTGAATAATGTATTAACTTGCTGCTGCGGCTGCCTTTCTGGTGTCAGTGGGTTGGATCACAGTGGGTGTGGTTGCGGTGGCGGTGCCTGCTGCCCTGGGTTACCTGCAGGACAGGTGTGGGGGCAGAGCCTCAGACGCAGAGCTTCACAGGAGGCGCTTTCACGCTGTGCACCGCAGGGACCTGCTGACAGTGCATCTCACCAAACAGGAGGCCATGCTGGAAGTTAAAGACCTGTAAGACAGACACTGCACAGAATGGTgctgtgattattttctttgcCAGTTCATTGTCTTATAATATCCTAATTAACcgtttgtctataaaatgtcaaaaaatagcccaaagccaaaaaaatgttcagtttatgACCACATAAGGCAAAGAAGGAACAGCAGATCATCACATTTGACAAAGTTGGACATGATAACATTCAGTATTTTGCTTATTACTTTCATAATATGTTCTCAAATTCATTTCTAATTGATTTTCAGTTGATGGACGATTCCATTAATTGACTAAACATTTCAGGCTCTTCTATAATTGAGAGAGATCTGGATCTAAATCTGTTTAATGTCACTCCACCTCCACGTTGCACTTACTTTTGTAAACACTTGTGGTTACAGCTTCACAAATGCTTAGGCACTTTCACATTCACTGTTCACTGTTAATACTGAGCATCCTTGAGGCTttacaaacttgttttattcatttcagacctcataaaacatttgcaaagccTTTGAAAAAATGGGTCCCCGATCATCAAAACATTGCCCTAAAGCTCCACTTGTGGTTACAAACTCCACAGGATACCTTTACATTtgcttgtttgtctttgttttataccattatgaaaaataaattactcaACATTGTAAATGAGGGCCAGCCCTTAAGGATTTTCTTGAGTTTAAATaaaggtaataataatagtaataaatggtatataaataataagaatgtattatatttaattCAGAATAACTAATAGACTAACTAAAACAATGATATCAGTCAGTTGTCCTTTTTGGAACAGGTTTACAAACTGTGTCTTGTACCCTGCTGTCATAAGTCTACGTGACATTTGCACATGGTGTTTGTTAATTTATGGGTTGAAAGGCATCTTTGTTctttaagtgtttgtgtttgtgggtgtgtcCATATTTATCGTCTCTACCAGGTTGAAGCATCTGGATGACTTGCTGTCCTCTGCCTGCCTGTCAGCAGAAACCTTTTACAAGGTCCTGTACTGGGATAATCACACCACATCATCAAGGTCTGCAtccatgcacacgcacacgcacacgcacacgcacgcactgTCACTTTTAACTGAGCTGACATTACTTAGCAGTCGAGTtatcaatcaataaatctaCCTAGTATTACTACTGTCCTGCTCATGGACTTCTTCGCAATAGATCGGTTActctttgttttgcagtttggaAGTACCTAATCGAAGTaggaaatgtaaatgaaatttaaattgcattttgtaATGACCTTAAATCAAATAAGGTCATATTCTTTCTAGCATAATTAAATAGAGGCATTTTTTTCTAGTCAATTCATGTGGTAACCTAATGTTACTTCATCAGGAGGTACAATTccaaaaacagaatgcaattatttgcaaattgttttccacatttattcaactgaatacaaggacaagatatttaatgatcaaactgataaacttcaTTGTTTAGcgtaaatatacactcattctgaatttgatgcctgtaaaaacatttcaaaaaagatCAGTTTGatcattaaatatcttgtctttctACTTTCTTCAattgaaaatatgtcaaaaagaaTTTGCAAATAAATTGCATTCTGTTTATTGTTTGGATTGATTACAGCTTTTTTAGAATGAGAATGGTAGTGATTTGAAAACGGAAACCTACTCTTTGTAAGACTGCACAGCCTGAGCAGCCACCTATGTGTTGGTTTGTCTGAGTGCGATCTGACATTTGTGATATCTCCTTTTAGGTTCTATGGAGGGATGTTAGTATTGGTGTGCCTGCTCTACGTCGCCCCCCTGGGCTGGGTGCTCGCTGGGCTCAACAGCACAATGTTCCTGTGGAACAGAGATTTCTGCAGAGGTTAGTTCATCCAGTCTGCAGAGATCACGGCTAAGCATCACTTACTGTCATTTATAGAGTAAAGCtaagtgttttttctcttgtgGTTCCAGTTCTGTTGGACCTCAGGAAACTGCTCCACATCGGCCAAGCTGAGGCCTCAGAGGGAAAGTGTGAAGAACAAGAGCACAGTAACCTGTTGGACAGCACCCCCACACCGACCAGTGTGGAGGTGAGAGGAGAGCGCATGAGAGGGAGAAGTGTATGTGGGTTTGAGTACTGAGGGATTTAGCAGTTGTGATTTACATTAAAACCAACCGTGGCTGTAAGCTTCTTATCCTGTTCATCCCAAGCCCTTATGCAGTATGAAAAAATGTGTGGCTGTCAGTTATAGCATGACCACTGTCCAAGGTGTTGATCCTGGGACCATCAGTATATATATTAATGTCCGggtacagcaaaaataaatgtgttttgagtTTGTCACAccacaaaatgtgttattaaccACAGAGCCAAAGTTGAAGGATTAAAATGTCGGCGGTGGCAGAGTGTCTGCTGAAGGTCAGTCTTGCCAGCTTAATATGGCGGCAAAGTTGATGCATCTCACAGAAACATTAcatgcaatagtccaccttccaccttcccttccttctccctctctctctctgtctctctctctttctgacacacacatatacagtgaCGCCACAGCGCTCAGTCCCCATCTTTGTTCGTCTCAGTCCTCAGGCCTGACGcattaatgcatatttttgtggATTGGCTCTTGTAACGGGTCTTGTGGGTGTATTAATTCAGACATCCTGCAGGTTTTAATAATAGGTAATAGCAAGGTAGCAAACTGTAGGCTGGACCAGTGATGAAACTCGCGTTTTAACAGTTTCTCCACTGATGCTCCAGTGTTTATAGTGTGGGGAAGGGGATATGATAAGGATGGCTCCAGTGTTTCACCTAGTCACGAGTTTAGGACTGCTCAAAAAAATCCTGAACACAAATATAGTGAAAAACTGTTTAACGGGATGACTTCATAATTTAGTTCTGAAAAGTTTCCGGTCTTTTCATGTGCTCCATCATTTAACATGTATATGTGTTGAGACACAAATCTCTGATTTGACTTCAGGAGTACTTtaatttctgtgtgtgcgtctgtgtgtatgttgtttGATGACAGGACCTGTCTCCTGGCAGTGTGGAGGAAGCTGAAGAGGCTGAGCCTGATGATGAATTTAAGGATGCCATTGAGGTAAATACAAATCTAAACTTAATtacttttcacatttatttcatCACATTTGTCCATGTAAATCTGCAAATCctttatttgcagtttgcattggccatagtttttcttttctctctacCTTTACCTCTTCATAATGGTGAAACTAAACACACCAAAGCGTCCGATATTCGTTGTTAGattaatacatttcaaaaagttgATAAAAGACGCACCAAAACCAACCAAAATCACTGGTACTAGACACTTTTACAGTGAATGGTTTTCTAAAGTTGTTCAACCATGTTTGGCTTTGAGTACAATGGCTATGTTAAGTGAATTGACAACTGAATGACACAGGTAGACTCCAGTCAAGGTCAAGGGATACCAAGAGGATAATTAAAGCAAACAGGATGCACATGAAGTACCTTAGCAAAGAGTTTGAACATTAATGCAAATAAGAGGttaaatttttttgcattgtgaaTTGTGGTTTTCAaactgatgacaaaaaaaatcattaaatacattttaaataaaatcgcTAACAGTTTACAGTATGCTACAAAAAACCTAGCTGGtcactttaataaaaatattcagcAGTATATATTTGGATCTAGATTTTTGGAGCTTGCCATGATTGTGTGAAAAATCTTCTCCTCATGTCATATGTCGTgtgacttcctgttttttttttctgctgtcctCTGAACTCAGGAACATTCAGTTTCCCTGCAGGTGAGTGAGTGTTTGTCTAGAAGAGGCTACTGCACCGCCAACCAGTAAACTCACACTACTAAAGAACCACTTGACACATGAACAATGTCTTCATGTGTTGTAACCTTGTGTGAGGTGACCCTGTGGTGTAGTTACTGCTTTGCCCTTTAAAGCATGGTTTTGGGGTATGCTCCTGTGTAATCACACtgactgtcagtgtttttggggGTAACATTGTTCTCATGTGTTGTTCTGCTCCCTGATAAGGAAACCCCTTTGCTCTTAGTGGTAAGTGGATTTCCCAGTGCCTCCCATCTAACCACCCATCATGTGTTTGTTCCCCTGGCATGAGTCGTGATAGTGAACATTAACAGACCCATAACTGTTGTCCACAATAGTCTCATCATATTAGGTGCTCATTCATTTCTAGTCTGCATGACTGGCATTGTTCATGAGATGTATAGCATTAGTAAAATGAGCTTTTCCTTCCTCATGTCATTACAGTAATTTAGACACATTAAGATGtcgcagtgtttgtgtgttttgattgaAAGCTTGTCATGATTACACATTGTGCATAGAGTCAGATTCTTTACTATACTACTCAACTTAATACGTAAAGGTTGCAGCATAGTATCGTATGTATTTAGTACTGGTAGACTTTGCGTCTCGGTTTAGTTGCCCTTTTCaaactgtctctctgcagttaAACACATTGAGCAAAAACAAGTGATTCTGCTCTCTAAATGCTGTTTGATTCTTTTACACACTggttctttattttaaaaggtcCTACTTGTGTCTTTTAGTAAATGAGGCTGTACCAGCCTGATTGTATTTGCCATTGGTTTCCAGAAAGTGGGGAATGGACCTTTTAACAGTTCTTCTGCAGTGTtcatgcagttgtttttttggggttttttttggctgttcacgttatttttaaaatgtggccaATGTCAGATCCCAGTGTGAACTGGTGACGGTGACCTGACCTGCATGAGCAAAAGAATGATGACAAAGACAGAGCTGCAACGATTAATGTATTAATTGTCAACTATTAGATTAATTGCCAACTTATTTGATAATTGGTAAAtcagtttgaggtttttttaagGGGAAGTTCTGGGAAAGTTTCCAGCATCTGAAATGTGAATATCTTCTATTTTCTTTACACGTctatgacagaaaacagaatagTTTTTCATCATCTCAGGCTTTTGTAAATCCACATTTGTCACAATTTTATTACGTTTTATAGACAAAATAACTTTTATCTATCGCGAGAATGATCGACTAGAGATTAAGTAAGATTAACCATCAATTAAAtgaatcattagttgcagccctaaacaAAGATATCACGTCACACAGAAGTTAAAATGGAGGCCAAAGAAGTCATCATTTACTGTTTCATTTTATAAGTTGATGTGCAGAGGGAGCCAGCTAATTCGTGAGCAGACAATAACGAGGACGAGGCTGAGGAGAAAAtcacatgccaaatttttaattatggctttttttggagCAACTGGCTCCCACTgtggggaggtgtgtgtgtgtgtggatgaggaGATGGAGCCAGGAGTGGCAGGACTGTGATGGGAACGGCTTCACTGAATTAGATTCCTTGCAAAATTTCAGGATGCGAGGTCTGTTTTCAACCACGCCTATCAGCCCCTCTCCATAAGACTCTCCCAGCAAGATTCTTCGTACGGTCGATTGATGTAAAACAATCAGGCCTTTATCTGATTTAGGGCCACATATGTAAGTGCCTCAAATCTGAGTCACAtatgaggaaagaaaaacagattttggcTATTCTTGCCTGCAGTTTGTATGCAGCCTTATTGGGGGGCATGTAGATAGAAACACGTGTTGTATTATTTATAGGGGTTTATAGGGTTAGAATTAAAATGCTTGTTATATCTTTATAGGGTTATTATTAAAAGGATATAATGATGCACATTGTTCTTTTTCTCAGCTCTTTGGAGGGTGTGGTGTCCTTATGTGTGGCAGATAGATTAGATACAGCTGCATTAGCTGTATGCATGTATTTTTCCTGTCAATGCAAGTATtctccaccttttttttctccctagtTACTTGAATATTTGCCATCATCATGCTTGATTTGTCTGCCAAACATCTATTAGTTAAACTGGCTGAAATTCATGATGAAATTACAGTGAATTCTACCCAGTTTAGCCCTGCTGCTGAGTTTGGCTCTTTTTCCTGGCCGGGTTTTCAAAAGATCAGAATACACGGTAtgtaactgcattttttgttgttgtttttttcccctcccccctcctccctcaggAGGATGATGACGGGCCTCTCGGAGCTCCCGAGTATGACACCATCTCCGAAAATGGTCTCTTGAGCCGCAACGAACCAATACGCAGCAAGGTGTCCAAACTGACGGAGAAGCTGCGTAAACGCTACCCCACCACCAGCACAGGTCAGTCTGCTCTGACTCATCCGctggtttattttttctcttattgtACCTCAGTAATGAAAGAGGGAAGAGTCTCATATTGTAGCTCTgaacagatgaatttaattagGTTTCTCATACTATTTATCTCTTTTGCTCCAAAGGCAACTGTTCGAGCTGCAGTGCCGTCTTCTCAGTGCTGAAGAAAAGGGTGAGACGGAAAACTTACGGCGAGAATTGGGATATATTTAGGCTTCTCatcatcatatttcattttgtccTCTGCATTATTGTCACAAGCTTTTAACACAGTGTCTCTTTACATTTCAGAGAAGCTGCAGTAACTGTGGCAACAGCTTCTGTTCCCGATGCTGTTCCTTCAAGGTGCTGAGATCTTGCATGGGGGCAACAGGTGAGAAGGGAAACGTTTTTGAAAACTGGCTCATTctaacagtttatttttagacCGTCTGTGTTCCTCTTACTCATCCGACTTATGATCCTCTCATCATTTTTCCTTCTTCAGCTCCAGAGGcccagagagagactgtgtttgtttgtgctgccTGTAATTCCTCTCTCATCAAGTTACAATGAGGTGTCTGTCTCGTCTCCCAGTGGCCAGCTGGAGGCCGTTCACCGTTCGCCCCCCGAGCTCTCCTCCAAGTGACTGAAACCCCAACACATGCCTTGGTTTTCAATTTAAGGCACTTATGTGTGTcaagagcccccccccccccccatgccTTCAACAGTCGCATTCCTCCTTATCTAATCGTGTCGCTTATGGGACTTCTACTgtaatatgttaaatatttctTGTCTCAACTCTCACTGAAAAAACTGGACCTCATGAATCAATGAGACTTGCTACAGAGCACAAAATCAAAGGACTGTTTCCCTTTGCTGAGCAGAGGGAGGTGTAACACATGCAGGGCGGAGGCCATGATTGGGCTGGTGTTTGGTTTATAAGCTGTCAGTGGTTTCGCTTTTCCATGCTTTGCCTCGCCACAAAGTCAATGCCACTTGAATGTGGATATCTTCAGCCCTGTGTAGCAGTTAAACTATACTGTATTGGCGAGAGACCTTTCCGTACAAAGGACGGAGCGATAGCGCGATGGTGTGAGTAAAGGCTGGCAGTGTGAATTTTGATTGTTTAGGTGAAGAAAATAGTGGACATGCGACCTAAAGGCGCTCCACATTTGGCTGTGATTTCCTCCGTGTCTGCAGGCTGGCCAGTCAGGCTGGTTTGCCGTCAAACGTTATACTTTGACCTGCAGCTGGTCAACAATGTCATGTGATTAGTTCTGGGTTTGTCCAGGGCTTTTgggacaatgttttttttccccaccagtTAGAGGAGCTAAGACACAAGGGGAATGAATATGGGATGCCATAAAACAATAGTAACTTTATGGCAGTAAATTGAAAGTGTAAGGCCTGCAGTGAATCACATAACATTGACTAGTTGCCAGCAGGGGTGTTATAGAGGGTGGTAAACGAGGCTTTGTAAGCATTttgtcaagtttgttttttggaccAGCTTCATCGACGTGTTATGATGTAATTGGCACATCACTTTGGTCGtcattgacatttttggaacatAACAGCAGTCTATAAGTCGGAAAAACTGCCAGAGGTCCTGTGCTTTTCCTCGAACTGGATCAAAGTCGACCCAACTGGATTAAGTAGACTGATGAGCAGCCATCTGAAACCAT
Proteins encoded in this window:
- the zfyve27 gene encoding protrudin isoform X2, which translates into the protein MQGGSQDPSHSTGEGGELTHASSKETPGSPDASELGSPRCTPNFDLLNMVVSYKRMALFLEPAADAVELTRFLLGWKMPLCSLLVCLFLNVVFCTVNEVGWITVGVVAVAVPAALGYLQDRCGGRASDAELHRRRFHAVHRRDLLTVHLTKQEAMLEVKDLLKHLDDLLSSACLSAETFYKVLYWDNHTTSSRFYGGMLVLVCLLYVAPLGWVLAGLNSTMFLWNRDFCRVLLDLRKLLHIGQAEASEGKCEEQEHSNLLDSTPTPTSVEDLSPGSVEEAEEAEPDDEFKDAIEEDDDGPLGAPEYDTISENGLLSRNEPIRSKVSKLTEKLRKRYPTTSTGNCSSCSAVFSVLKKRRSCSNCGNSFCSRCCSFKVLRSCMGATAPEAQRETVFVCAACNSSLIKLQ
- the zfyve27 gene encoding protrudin isoform X1, translated to MQGGSQDPSHSTGEGGELTHASSKETPGSPDASELGSPRCTPNFDLLNMVVSYKRMALFLEPAADAVELTRFLLGWKMPLCSLLVCLFLNVVFCTVNEVGWITVGVVAVAVPAALGYLQDRCGGRASDAELHRRRFHAVHRRDLLTVHLTKQEAMLEVKDLLKHLDDLLSSACLSAETFYKVLYWDNHTTSSRFYGGMLVLVCLLYVAPLGWVLAGLNSTMFLWNRDFCRVLLDLRKLLHIGQAEASEGKCEEQEHSNLLDSTPTPTSVEDLSPGSVEEAEEAEPDDEFKDAIEEHSVSLQEDDDGPLGAPEYDTISENGLLSRNEPIRSKVSKLTEKLRKRYPTTSTGNCSSCSAVFSVLKKRRSCSNCGNSFCSRCCSFKVLRSCMGATAPEAQRETVFVCAACNSSLIKLQ